CCTCATTTCTTATGTCGAATGAGCAGCAGAAAGAAGATGTAGCAACAAAGGCAATGTCTCGCTAAAGTATGTCAACTTCTTATGAGCAGGAGTACCTGCTGCTATGTTGGATAAACCCCAGGATGCCTCTTACAGTACTAACAAAAATATCAACTGAGGTGAGAAAAATATAATACTACATAAGAGTTGTTAGTAAGGAAAGCATACCTTCTTCAACACCCGATGCTCACATCTCAAGCAATCTACAAGAGCCAACACAACATTTTCAAGAAACTTCATAAGCAACTATGGAATTAGAGAACACTAACTCTCCACATTAGCAGACATACAATGAACTTCCGCCTACAAAATACACCAGCTGAGAAACCCGAATTCATTCTACGGTTCTCAAATAAAACCAAGAAGACACACAAACTTATCTCACCCTGCCAGATGAAGTAAATTCCATACTTAATTTCTCCTTCTCGAACAACATACTCACCTGAATCTACAATCAATTTCAATTCAGTACAAATACAAAAATTTAACCCCTagaagaaattgaagggaaatgcTATTGATTTTAATTCAAATTTACACGAacaaaaaacacaaacaaaaattcttactataaTGTTTGAACTGGATAAGTTGAGCAATCTTTAGCAGTGATGCAGTTGGGAGTCTCTGTAGTAACAGAACGTGAGATGGAAACTCGATTACTGTTCTTCACCAATATATCAAAAGTTAGATAAGGTATGATTAGATTAAATAAACTCAGAGATACCATATGAGAAGAGTCAGCTTATATATAATACAAGGAGTTATGGATGGAGGGAAGGAAATAACATGATGTACCTGTTTTTCTTAGATAGGAGATGTTTCTTGGATAGCACCTTCTTTCTACTTATCAGGAACGATCACCTTTCGATAGCTTCTTCTCACCTGCAAATCAAAACTCTAAAAGTCATCATTTCGTACGAGTAATTTTAAACCATAGTACTTCACTTTATGAATTCACaacagaaaaagagaaaaattacACTTATCGCACACCATAGTAATTTAGGTTCTCGATCTGTTTTTTATTAGAGATTTTAAGATATCCCCTTCTATTTGTACTCTAACGGAGATACACTCCTGTCCTAAAATTCATAGTCTCTTAACAGTGTCCTAATAGATCTACATCTGTGTCACTTATTGAACCAAGCTACCCAAGGAAACACCATACTATTAGTTCTAGTAGCAATAATTGACAATACAAAAGCCACTACATCGAAAGTCGACAAAAACAGATCCTAAATTGTGAAACTGTACTAATGATGCAAGGTTGAAAGATATAGTTCAGATCAAAAACCCCAAGTCCCAGACAACCCCATTCCTTTGCCTTTCTAGAGAATAGAACAGTATGAAGAATTATCTTTTACAAACAAAGGTTAAAAACTAAAACATAAACAGTGGGTACCTTTAGATTATTGATATCAACAGATGGTAAAGGGAAAGGATCAGCTAAGTTAGTAACGCTCGCTAGAGGAAAACTGCCACCACCAGAAATATGCACCTGGTGCAATACACCTCAAGCCAGTGAATATATtgatagaaataaaataaaataagtacaGGCTAGATATGAAGATAGATGTAATACATTAGAAAGAGATATAGTACACTAGATAGAGAATCATTAAGGAAAAGAACGTATCATGCTGAACTAGGAGAGAAAAATGTTAGTAGGAGTATGCTTCAACGAACCAAAACGTAATGTTCATAAATACATTTCAGGAATCACAAGAAGTAAATCAATATAgtggaaaaattataaatcataaTCATTTGAGTTTCTTACTAAAATGAGAAGTTTCTTTGCTAGAGCTACTGATAGGAGTAAGAGGGTATTGGGGTTTTGCAAGGATCACTGCATTGGCGAAGTAAAGCAGGTTTATGATCAAATGATTGCAGAAGGAGGATTACCTAGTGCTGTTGAACCCATTTAACACGCTGAAAGTAACAAGAAACTACAACAGAAAGTAGATGATGATAGCGTGTACAGGATACAGGGGAAGCTTAATGAATCTGGCCTCAAATATCAACTTTGGACAACAAGAAAactcacaagaaaagaagaacagTCAAACATAAAGGGGGCGAAGTCTATTAATCCAGCAACAATTAGTAATATAAAGGATGCAAATTTTGCTCGCCGATGATTTACAAATTACTATCAACGTAGTAAAACGATTCAAATCTAGAGTAAACTTGTGCCGGAGGACTTTTTTCTGGTGCTTACACTTTTTGTTCATTCCTGTATAGTGAAATTTGAATATCCTCTTACTCTTATCAACAGATTTAACTCAAAATTATcaaactcaatcaataaaattgaactaaaaaataaCAGATTCAACTCAAAattatcaatctcaatcaataatATTCTCTAATTGAACCAAATATATAGCAGATTCAACTCAAAACTAATATTCTCTAATTGAAACaaataacaaattttacctcaaaATATTAGATACTGCGATTTTCCTAACCGCAACCTTAAATTCTTCGTTTCAaacatcaaaccaaaaaaaattcaaagggaatgagagatagatttttacCCAAAGTTTGCATGATGAGCATCTGTAATTTGCAAACCCAAAATCGATGAAGACGCGGAAAGTGTTCTCTtgtaatttgcaaaccctaaaatcaaaaaacaaccacgtgagattttcaaaacaaaattcgcaaaccctaaaatcaaatcaACGTAAAATTGAGAGAGAAAGAGGAAGAAATTCAACCTGAGAATCAAGTGTCGCTTCACTGTGAACGAATTTGAGATCTCAGAGGGGAATATCACGAACGGAGGAGGAGGTTTAGCTTAACGAGATTTTttcagaagaagaggaagaaggtaAAGAGAAAATGAAAGAAGGTAAAGAGAAAATGGTACGTCCCAAATGGACAATTCTAGGGACGGCTAAAACAGAGTGTCCCAACAACTAACCTCTAGGGACGTTTTTTGTAGAAGTGGCTGTCCCTAGAAGCCTTGTTTTTTGTAGTGTAACAGGCGATGCATCCGGAAAATGCATCAGAGCCAAGGAACAGACATCGGAATTCTGGATTGCTGGACTTGGGTTCACAAATGACGGTAATTTGTTTACAGGTTTCCCGGTACTAGGATATCAAAACCGTTTACAATCGTCGGGTGGATGCGTAGATAGCTTTTTGGGTGATCCAACGACAGCATGTATATGGGATTCAAGAATTAAAGGCAACTTCATTTATAACTCTGCTATCAGTCTACCGATATCAAAAGCTAAGAAGTTCATCGAGGATGTACAAAAGCTTAGAGACCTAGAACCCTAAGCTTTTACTATAGAGCTTCAAAATGGGATCGAAATAAGGTACATAAAAGGCTCAGATGCTTACCTAGGTACACAAGAAGACTCCATCCTTTTCGACTTGGTCTATTATAGAAGTAGAAGTGCTTCAACGCCTAGACTTTTTGAGGATATAATAGAAGAAGTAGAACAGAAGGCACTTTTCAAGTACGGAGGATTACCACATTGGGGTAAAAATTGCAACGTTGGGTTTATTGGTGCAATCAATAAGTTTAAACATGCAAATGAGTTCCTGAAAGTGAAAGAGAGATATGATCCTTCTGGAGTACTGTTTTCTAGTAAGTGGACTAATCAAATTCTAGGTTTAGATCAAGGTGGAGTATTGTTAAGGATGGTTGTGCCCTAGATGGACTTTGTATCTGCTCAGATGACACTCATTGTGCACCAGAAAAGGGTTACGTCTGTCGACCAGGTCGAATTTATACGAATGCTAGGGTTTGTACTCGTATATCCGGTGATCAGTTTATGGACATATAATCATTCACTTTCCATGTTTTGTACAATGATTGCATTTTCTACTTTTATTTTCCTGCCTCACCCCCATGTTCTGGTTTTTCgtcttttattaataaaatctcCTCGACCTCCTGGTAAGCTTTGTTAAAGAAAGAGGAGGGGGGAAAACATATAACTTGCAAGTTGGTTAAAATTAATTGCTATAATAAAAACTGCGTCCCCTTCGAAAACGAAAACATCTCTTCTGTCGAGTCCTGTTgagaatggtggtggtggtgaagcatGTTGTTTCAAAATGATGTCCCAACTGtcaacaagaagaggaaactgcagaCCACCTGTTTCTATCTTGCTCCTACTCTGCAAGTGTATGGAACTATTCTTTCGCCAAGTTTCAATGTCAACGGGTTCATGGAAGGACTAACATGCAAACAGAGAAGGGGTAGAAATATAGGGAGTTCAGGCCACATACTTAAACTGAGGtgcttgagagagagagagaggcagAGAGCATTAACATTAGGCCCGACAATTTTTGGCCCGGCATATTGTCTTGTAGCGCTGGCAGCTTCTCAAGCTTCCACAGTACAATTCATATTTCAATCAACTAGAAGAAAAAGATGGCCAAGCATCATACATAACGTCACCAAGATATGACTAGGAAGCTTTTTTCTCAACTGTACCATTTCTTTTAACAACATTGTCGATGAAGAATTTGTGACAAGAACATAAAATTCACAAGCTATCTAAGATGACTCTCTTCTTGATTTAATGGGAGATCTGCTTCTTGAACGTTTCCTTGAAGTCCTATGTTTGAAACTGTGAACATCTCGACTGCTGGTCTTATCGTCTGACCTTGTAGTGCGGCTTCTTTCCCTTTTGCCACCATTCTTGTGTCTCTGTGAACCATCATAAATTTCGTTTGGACTTGCAATCATACCAGCTTCCTCTTGATTAAATTCTGTTCTTCTTTTTGATTCTTCTGGGGAAAACCTTTCACTACTAGTCTCCTTTGTTGTTCTATATTCTCTATTCTTTTCGTTGTAATCATCTCGTCTGTGTTTCTGACCCTGGGCTTTTTTATTCTCTTCGTGACAGTGGTCCTCTTCAGATTCTTCACGGCTTTTTGAGTTTTTCCTTTTGCGAGATCTGTCAGAATATCTGGAGCTGTTTCTTTTATCATCCAACTTTTCAGAGCTTTCCTTCTCTTTAGATTTAGAAGACCTTCTAGAGTTTCCATGTTCAACATGGCGACTTGACGTTTCCCAATCATTACATTGATCAATGTTTTCGTTGGAGTTGTAATCTGCACTAGGATCATAACGGCCAGGACTTGCCGACAAATTACTATTGCCAGATTTGGTAACCTCCAACCGATCCTTTGAatgctcccttcttcttcttgaGGTATTCTTTCTGTGGGAATCCTTCCTGTTAAGTCTATCTCTGTCAGAATGGTGACGTTCCACTTCATTTCCTTTGTCATAGAGATAATCTGCCTGTGTTCTAGAGCGACGCTCCCCCTCCCGACTTTTCTGTCCGTCTCTGTGCTTGTCCAAGTAATCCTCAGATTCTAGATATCGATCACTTTCATGGTTAGTTTTTTCTTCATGTCTTTTGTGCTCATAGGAGCTTCTCCTACTTCTACTCCTATGAGAGTCTCTCTGCCTGCTTGAGTGACCACTTCCCTTGTCTCTCTTTTCATCACTGCTACATGAGGAGTCGACAGTTCTGGACCGAGATCTTCTTGAACGATACCTGCAGTATCAAATAAGAACAATTTAGAAGGAACCCAGCATCACAATCTGcaaaatcaaaataataaaactactTCACAAGATACCAAAGTTTCCCGGAGCAAGCAAAAAATGATGTATACCGATGAAGTGCATTTTAGTTTCCAGTTTATTAATTTCTTCCTAATGGATGAATCCTAGAATAGTTTGTGCTTGAGCATTTTAGGGACCAGCCCATGATGAAGATAAATTTCAGATGGCAAGACCCAGCACCAAATGATAATAATCAAGCCTAAACTTTATGATAACAAATCAAGTCTGAACTCTGACCATGTTGATTTTAACTTCAGTAGATGGCTATCTAAGGTTAGTGGTGAGACTCATGCTCTAAAGACCACTACTTCATAGTTCACTAACTGTGGGACGAATTTTAGTTCAACTTGCACAAAGTCGGAAATAAGATGTCAATACTTCGGAAATTAAGTTTCACTGCGATCTACGTCTACCAACAATTACCGCTCACAGATTTCAGAATACATCCAACTGTTACATGAACCAAACGAAAATTCGAGGTCCATATTGTGCTAGACGTTGAAGAATTTAAACGGGATTGCAAAAGGCGGGTACCAATccatataaaacaaaataatcctGACTACCCGCCTTTAGCAAACATGGTGCCCGCCTTTAGCATTCATGAATTTAAGTAGCTGTTTGGTGTTGGAATCAAAAGTGAAAAACAGAGATaaaaaagagtgaaagcatagagaAGCAAACATCTATATGGGGACCAGGTGGGAAATGAAACAGGAGCCAAGGAAAAATGACAGTACACAGCAATGAGTATGGTTATATCATTCTAAGAATCAAGAAAACAAACACATTCATCAGGCTATAAGGCACAAAGATATGTAGGGTTTAACCAGCTGATCGAGCATACCTGTCACTCTTAGGAGTTTTCCTTTGAGATCCTTCCTGCTTTCCCCAGCTTTCAGGTACAACGTGTTTGTCATatccattttcatctgaagcgcCAAATAGATAAGCCATCTTTTTCACCCAGTCTTTAGGAGGTGGCTTATCCCAATCAGCCCATTCATAGTCACCACTAGGATTGCGAAAGCAATGTATGAAGTTGCAAGCTGTTCCACGGGAACAAGTCTGCCGAAGAGATGCCACAGAAGaatagtataaacatccacaatTATTTAGAATAACCATTTTTCTTATCACAACAGTGCAGCTAATGCAATGAAAACACAGATAAATATATAATGGAAGAGATAAATGTACCGTAAGTCTCGATCTCATATACTCCCCACAGATAGCAACCCTCCATTTAGTAACACCAACATACTCGCATGTTATCTGTTAACAGCCAGTACAAACATGATAACCAGGAACAATATAAGCTATAATCATGGAGACAAGCATAAAACTAAGGAAACTGGTAAAGTGAAGAGAATACGGAAAAACTATATTCATGATTTAGTTTTTTAAGAAACCCAAAAAGGCTTTATAAGGAAAAAAACTAAGGAAACTGGTAAAGCAGAGAGTCATTTGTTATATGTCAGAATTCAGAGTGTAGAGGAGTTTGAACGTCCAGCTGTGGGTTTCAACACCCAATGACGTCACCTAGAAAGTAAATAATCCCGCTCATAATGATTCCCCATTCAATACTTTACAACTCATTCTGAGATTCTATACACGATATTCTTCATAACGATGCAACCCACTTAGCAAGTCTCAGCTAGATAAATCCAAACAATTGAATATGGGTTACAACTTAAGTCTGTGCCACAAAATGTCCACATAGCATACAAATGTTTGACAAGAAAACATTTATGTAGCGGTGAAGAAATAAATACCTGTTTGCTGGCAAAATAGCGACCATTTAGAGAGCGATAAGCAAGGATGGCTGATTCTAGAGACTTATAGTGCACATATACATTCCCACGTAGATGGAATGAACCGTTGCTGCATACCTGAACAGAACATCATAGCTTTAAAATTGCAAATCATAACTTGGTGTAAGTAATTTTCTATAACAGTTATCTGAAGTGTTCGAGGAAGGTCCAGCCAAAACTCTTTTGACCTTCACCAAAAAATAGGACCAAACTTAAGATTTGAACatgaaaggagaaaaaaaaagaccTTAGCAATAGCATGGAACTTTTTTACAGCTTTTTAGACCCAGATATGCTTGAAAAGTAAAAACCCTAGTAAGTAGTAACCTTTCAGAAAGTTCTCAGTTAGTAATATCTTAACGTAAAGTTAATATAGAAAGCAACCTTGAAGTTCACAATTTCCCCAAACTTCAAGAATTCTGTATGTACATCCTCATAAAACTCTTCAAAACAGCGTTCAACCTCTTCATCAGTTTGCTGGGAGATAAGAAGGAACCAAGTCTTTTAGATACAATATATATATGTGCAAATAAACATGACAAAAGACTAAATCTAATATGTCGATAGACCAGGTCAAACTCTAGAAATTGTCAGGCTTAGAAAATTGAAAATCCATCCCTAACCTTCATATAGCAATATCATGCGTTCACCTTAAGAACTTCGATCATGcataattaaaataatatattGCATCCAGCAATATACATCGGGCACTTTGGACCGTGATCACAGTTTGAACATATTTAATTGAAGAGATGAAATTAGTTTCGATAGGGAAAGAAGGAAGAGAACACTTAGTTGAGCTTCTAGATAAAACAACATTGTCAATAAAGTAAGGTGCCAGTGAACAGTGAATGGAATTGCAGGACGTAACAACGATTTCATTACATGGCCTAGAGATGAATCCAGTGATCAAATTTTACTAGTTAGTTGGACTATCTCGTCTCCATACCACTAATTGCACATACGAGACTCTTTAAGACGGTATCTAAAGCTTCTTATTGTTTCTCCACTATAATAATGTATGGAGCTGACAACAACAGAATTAATGCAGTTATCAAATGCCATCTAAATCATGTCTACAGATGAGATACCATCACCTGCATGTTCAACCTTTAAAAGTACTATCTGGGAGAGAAGCATACCTCCATTGCCCAGGAAACAGAGAATTCCCAAGAGTAGGTTACTAGAAGTTGTTAAGGAGGTAAAAGACACAAACAAGGAAATACTTCCTAAAAATACAAACATCAACAAGTAGGCTCCATTATGGAAGGATATCCTAAATCCTAAGCTCGTGCGGTATAAAAAGTGCCCCATATAAAACAAAAATTATAAGATACAACTCAAAGGAAAACATTAtagtaattgaaaaaaaaaaatgacataTAACAACAAAATATAAGTATATATTTCATAACGTCAGCAACCAATATAGGTTACATAGGATACAGAACTTCTATAAATCTTTTATCTCCATCCTCAAACAAGACCAAAACGTGGATTCTCCGCCAAAGTGAACCTTGAGATGGATTTCTGATGATTAAGTCAAAGAAAAGAACAAATTCGCAATAAAAGAAGCCTAATATAATAATTGCAACAAACATTACATAATACTATATATTAAGAAAAGTATTCTCATCATTAGATCCCTAATAAACCTATAAAAGTCTCGGTCACTATGAGCATCTGCTCCTGCTTACAACTACAAATTTTAGAAGGGAACTTAAGGGTGTTCAAATAGTTAAATCAGTGCAATAGTTATAGGATTCTTTCaccttttatttttctgtttgtcTAGTAGCTCTAGTAGAATTTCACCTAAATCAATGAATTGTGACATGGGGACAAAAGACATCAAAAACTTGGGATCACTAACATGCAAATATCATTCTGTATCTAAGTTGAACTAAAAAACCAAAGTAAAATGAGAGAGCGAGTAAAAACAATTTGTAGACTCATTTATGTTATGATTATAAACTTTAGTGGTCTGTAGATTCCTTTATGTTACGATTTAAACTACTCGGAAAAGACGCTTATGGTACAAAGATGACTACGTAAATCCCCTATTATAGTCTACAGAGTTCAAATCAGTGCACTTGCTCCATAAGTTTATCTAATAGGACTTTAACACCTAACAACTGCTTCTTGTTCTGTTCCATTATCCTCTTTTTCACTTCGAAACAACGGCACCTAAGAGCTAAATGAGCATAAGTTTCACTCAGATAGCACCTAGATCCAGCATAAAGTTAAATATCAACAGTTGCCTAGTCTGTATAATTACATGATGCATGTAAGCATGTGCTACCTTATATCCATAGAGAGTGGAAACAGTGACAACCTTCTCAAATTACATATAAATAGTTTCTCTGCACTGGTAAGGAAATCAATaataaattagaacatgatacgGACCTCAAGCCCCTCATCTTGCTCCCAAGCAAGGCCAGGTCCATTGTACATGTTCTTGATAAGCAATGTGCATGATTTATCAGGGTAATAATGAACTCTGCTGCAACGCGATCCAAAACGACAGGCACCAGTTTTGATATGGAAAGGACAATTGGCTTTATCCtacgaaaaaaataaaacaaggtAACATCAACTAATAGTACTAAAGGTTGGATCATAAAAAATAGATATACATGGGCTATCAGAAAATAGTCATGTAGAACTATGCTCAAAAGGTGCAGTCATTTCTCCCcaacaactaaaataaaacaaaaggaaAGCCATTATTATacaaattgaaataatataatTGAAATGCATACTTGTTCGGTTCCAAAGTTTGGCGTCTCCTGAGCAACACTGTCAAAAACACCCTGTGATGACACACCTGCTGAATTCTTGTAGGAGGCAAAAACTTCAGATTGTGGAGGAAGTGGGTTTGATGTGGGTCTTTCTTTATCCTGTCATGAGTTATAATAAAAGCTcaattttggtcaagaaatgaAGAAAACGAGGCAGTTTGAAACTTAGAATATCCATAGTTAAGCATCACCAGTACCTCAATCACTAATTGTTGATCATTATTTTTCTTAGGAACCCTGACTGTTTTCTTCTTAACAATTATTTCGTTTCCTTGCCAGATAATCTCTGCAGGCCCTTCCTCTACATATTCCCAACCCTCATCTTCACTCAACTCATCATTTTCAACCTGCCACAAGTTTTAAACAATGAATCAATTATAGGATTTCAGTTACAAATGCAAACAGAGTATGCAATAAAGAAATAAATTTCATTCTCCGCAATCAATGTCTAACCCACTAAACAAAATTCAACCGAAAAACTAACTAACACAGAAATAAACAAGTTTCTAGATAAGATATCACCATATTTATACCGGAATGAGTAGTCCACAAGTTTTGCAAAATAAAGACAGACTTCGATGGAGATTGTTGCTATCTACAGGTTTAAATGTGAAGTAACTGAGAGAAATACAAACCTGTCTtaacttatcttcttcttcttctcgaacCCTTCGTTGTTCTTCCTCTTCGGCCATTTTAGCAGCTTTTTCAAGCCACAATTTCTCACGTTCTTCAAACTCTTTCCTCTGCCTCTCCATTAACTcagcttcttctttctctttcaacTCGAGCTTCCGCTGCTCTTCAACATCATTCAatctagcttcttcttcttccttttctttcacAGCTATCTCTTTTCTTATCTGCTTCCTCTTCAACTTCTTCaacatttttctcttttcttttctacacAAATTCACATTCTTCAGCGTTTCTtccattttgttttcttcttctttttcttcttcagccATTGTACTGATCACCTCCCGCGACATAATATGTAACTGAAATGTAAATCCAATGGAAACTTCAGCACCCATACTCAGATCATTATCAATCAATCTTATATATAACTGAGAAGCAAAGATTCCGGGAgcataattttgtttttcttaaaattttcaGAATCTCTAAGAGACATTTTCACAAATAGATTAAGGGCATTCTAATATCAAACCTAGATTTCTAAATCAATAATGATAATCACTAATAATCTGTAGAAAATCTCTAATCAGAAAAATAAGAATGTACCTGATGATTTTTGTATCAATCCAGgcgtctatcttcttcttcttcttgaatgcATCTCTGGTTCCGGGAAACCGAATCACAGCGAGGTATGGTTGATGATTCAattgataaaaccctaaaattgaaccCTAAATCCTGTGAGTGAATGAAATATTGACTGGGTTTTAGTCGGAATCACTTGTTTTCTAGAATTTATATTTTGGGTGTTTGAAATCCAGATAAAGAGTTTGGGAAtttagaagaaagagaaaaagagtaGCTGCGGAAATTTGCCGCTATATTGCTATTAATAATAACGGCAAAGTGGACCGGGCTTATAAAACAAGCTAAATATTGTTGGCCCACTTGGTGCGGTCGACCGACTGGTTCTCGGTAAGTCGATATTTGTGCAAGCTATCTAATGAGTTTTAATTTCATCATTTGATTCCAAGTTTATACATACACCCGGGTGGGGAATGCAGGTGGATTACTGACTTATAGTTTGTTTCGATGATacttcacaaaccatttttcgacATCTTAAAACTCATCACTTCAGAAGTCATTTTTCGACATCATGAAACAAAAAGATCAGAATTTAGTTTGGGAATACAAATTCAAAATGGGTTTTAGAAtttagaagaaaaaggaaatacaAATTCAAAATGGGTTTTAgaatttagaagaaaaataaagaagttaATTTTTTTGTGCAAGAAATTGTATTTTGCTTTGGATATCCAAAAACACTAGTACTAGGAGAGACTTATCTCCTGGGCCGGGCCAAAAAAATATTGACAGCTGTGGGATTTGAACCCACGCCCTTTCGGACCAGAGCCTGATTCTGGCGCCTTAGACCACTCGGCCAAACTGTCAGGTTACGTTTCCTGAGAACACTGAACCGATAATAAAGCCTTGAGCGGCATAAGAATCCTGGACTACCAATTGATGTGCAGGATTTTCAAAATGCTGAAACCAGAGTCATATGAGTCTAAGATCAGTGAACTAATGTTGCATTTTATAAATTAGCACCATCAAAAAGATAAAAAGAGAATTAACTTAATTTCGTAAGCTAGATACATATATTGATCTCAACATACAGGGTATGGCCAAATCCCCTTGCATAATTGTTCAGAACGGAAACTAGAAACTCCACTAAATTACTGCATAATAAACTTCCAAAAAGTGTTCTTCATCAACAGCCTTGTTAGCTATTAAAAGATAAGCAGGTCTCTATATACATGACAGGTAGAAGTATAAAgactaaacactacaaaacactatCTTTTAAAGACAAAATGTTACTTACCAAACCCTCAAGGAGACGTAGCCCGTAGTTCGGAATACTACCCACCAGTTAGTTCAGCCAATCCGAAGCACCAATGTTTCAGCAAAAGTGGTTTTGTTCGCAAAAAGGAGCTGAACAAAACACACAACAAAAAATCCACCTGCATCACCATTCACCAAGTACATATATACCACCTATTCCTACAATATTACAATCGTTAGTCGCTCTATCCATATTTAACTTACGCAAAGGAGGGAGTAAGTTTCGATTTCATCATGTTGTTAACCTAATATGGACCGAAGAAAGGATCTTCGTGGTTCTGGTATATGATGAATAATTCATTCGAGTAGAATTGAGCTAAAGTTT
This genomic interval from Papaver somniferum cultivar HN1 unplaced genomic scaffold, ASM357369v1 unplaced-scaffold_107, whole genome shotgun sequence contains the following:
- the LOC113328150 gene encoding zinc finger CCCH domain-containing protein 5-like, translating into MSREVISTMAEEEKEEENKMEETLKNVNLCRKEKRKMLKKLKRKQIRKEIAVKEKEEEEARLNDVEEQRKLELKEKEEAELMERQRKEFEEREKLWLEKAAKMAEEEEQRRVREEEEDKLRQVENDELSEDEGWEYVEEGPAEIIWQGNEIIVKKKTVRVPKKNNDQQLVIEDKERPTSNPLPPQSEVFASYKNSAGVSSQGVFDSVAQETPNFGTEQDKANCPFHIKTGACRFGSRCSRVHYYPDKSCTLLIKNMYNGPGLAWEQDEGLEQTDEEVERCFEEFYEDVHTEFLKFGEIVNFKVCSNGSFHLRGNVYVHYKSLESAILAYRSLNGRYFASKQITCEYVGVTKWRVAICGEYMRSRLTTCSRGTACNFIHCFRNPSGDYEWADWDKPPPKDWVKKMAYLFGASDENGYDKHVVPESWGKQEGSQRKTPKSDRYRSRRSRSRTVDSSCSSDEKRDKGSGHSSRQRDSHRSRSRRSSYEHKRHEEKTNHESDRYLESEDYLDKHRDGQKSREGERRSRTQADYLYDKGNEVERHHSDRDRLNRKDSHRKNTSRRRREHSKDRLEVTKSGNSNLSASPGRYDPSADYNSNENIDQCNDWETSSRHVEHGNSRRSSKSKEKESSEKLDDKRNSSRYSDRSRKRKNSKSREESEEDHCHEENKKAQGQKHRRDDYNEKNREYRTTKETSSERFSPEESKRRTEFNQEEAGMIASPNEIYDGSQRHKNGGKRERSRTTRSDDKTSSRDVHSFKHRTSRKRSRSRSPIKSRRESS